CTAATAAATAAGTATTTTAATACCTATTTTAGTTTATGGACTTTAAGGTCAGTTATAGCAACAAAAAGCTATTTGCCAACTGTTCACAATTTAAGGCAAAACTCGGTTGGCTATCCAACTGAGTTTTTTCTAATCAAGGGAGTTATAATCAATAATGGATAATAGACCAATTGGTTTTTTAGATTCTGGCGTCGGTGGACTAACAGTTGTGAAAGAGTTAATTCGACAGTTACCTCATGAAGAGATTGTATATGTTGGTGACTCTGCTAGAGCCCCATATGGACCAAGACCAGCTGAACAAATTAGAGAATTTACATGGGACTTGGTAAACTTCTTATTAACAAAAAATGTCAAAATGATTGTTTTTGCTTGTAATACGGCAACTGCAGTCGCTTGGGAAGAAATCAAAGAAAAATTAGATATCCCTGTTTTAGGAGTTATTTTACCAGGTTCTAGCGCAGCTATTCAAGCAAGTAAAAATAAAAAGATAGGTGTTATTGGAACGCCAATGACAATCAAGTCAGATATTTACAGAGAAAAGATTCAGTTGTTGGATCCAAACTGTTATGTGACTAGTCTAGCTTGTCCTAAGTTTGTTCCAATTGTTGAGTCAAATGAAATGACAACCAGTGTCGCCAAAAAGGTAGTTTATGAAAGTCTAGCACCCTTAGTTGGTAAAATTGATACCTTAGTATTGGGTTGTACACATTACCCCCATTTAAAACCAATCATACAAAATGTTATGGGAAATTCTGTGCAATTAATAGATAGTGGAGCAGAATGTATTCGTGATGTCTCTGTTTTGCTTAATTACTTTCAAATCAATCACAACAGGAGTGATGGTCATAAACATCAATTTTTCACAACTGCTAGTGCCGAAAGCTTTCGTGAGATTGCAGAATATTGGTTAGGTATTGCTATAGATGTGGAGCATGTAAAATTATGAGTGAAACAATTTTTGAATATAAGAATGAAAATAGTTGGTATCTTGTCAAATGGGATCAAAAACCTTCGGTATCTTCATTTGAGCCTCTTAGTCAGGCATTTATGCAAGCTGAAAATTGTCTTAGACAACTTGTTCCTGATAATAAAGGGAACTACCAGTTATTTGTCTCAAAAGAAGGTACGATTCAAGCCTTTATAGGTTTTATGCTTGATATCCTGAATAAAAAGTTAGATACTAATTTTAGCATGCTACAGCAAAAAGGTAGTCTTTTGCTTCTTGAAAATGAGACCATTAAACAAATTATTTTACCCAAAGAAGGTCTTAACCTATATGAGTTCTTTTCTCAAGAATTAACAGAGTTTGGAGATACAATCCTGATTGCTACTCGTAACGAAGGAAAGACGATTGAATTCAGAGAATTCTTTAAAACATTAGGACTAAAAGTAGAAAATTTGAATGATTATCCAGATTTACCTGAAGTTGAAGAAACTGGAATGACATTCGAAGAGAACGCTCGTTTAAAAGCTGAAACCATCTCAGATTTAACACAAAAAATGGTTTTAGCAGATGATTCAGGATTGAAGGTTGATGCACTTGGTGGATTGCCAGGTGTTTGGTCTGCACGCTTTTCAGCACCCAATCCGACAGACGAAAAAAATAACGCCAAGTTATTACATGAACTAGCTATGGTTTTTGAAAAAGAAAATCGTTCAGCACAGTTTCATTCAACTTTAGTTGTAGCCGCTCCTGGTAAGGAAAGTCTAGTTGTTGAGGCAGATTGGCCAGGTTATATTGCAACTGAAGCTAGAGGTGATTTTGGATTTGGTTACGATCCTTTATTTATTGTTGGCGAAACAGAAAAGCATGCTGCAGAATTAAGTCCAGAAGAGAAAAATAAAATTTCTCATCGTGGTTTAGCGATTCAAAAGTTATTGGAGGAATTTCCAGAATGGCAGAAAAATGCATAATTGTAATGAGCGATTCTCATGGAGACTGTGAGATTGTCGAAGAAATCAAACAGAAATATCTTGGGAAAGTAGATGCTATCTATCATAATGGCGATTCAGAGTTAGCAAGTGATGATCCTATTTGGGAAGGCATTCATGTTGTCTCTGGAAATTGTGACTTTGATAATGGCTACCCTAATGATTTGATAACACATTGGCATGATTTAACAATTGCTCAAACTCATGGACATCTCTACAATATTAACTTTACTTGGGATAAATTAGATTGGTTTGCTCAAGAGCATGAAGCTGACATTTGTTTATATGGGCATCTTCATAGACCTGCAGTCTGGCAAATGGGAAATACCATTTTTCTCAATCCTGGAAGTGTTTCTCAGCCTCGAGGAGACATTAATGAGAAGCTCTATGCTAAGGTTGAACTTGACAATTCAACAATAAAAGTGACATTTTTGAATCGTCAACACCAAGAATACTCTGGATTAACAAAGGTTATTAGCCGATGATAGCAAAAGAATTTGAAGATTTTTTATTAAATCATTTAGAATCTTATCTCATTCCAGCTGATGAATTAGCTATTTTTATCAATACACATCATGCTGATCATGTAATGCTGGTTTTAGCCAATAATGGGACTTCAAGAGTTCCTGTTATTAC
This Streptococcus urinalis 2285-97 DNA region includes the following protein-coding sequences:
- the racE gene encoding glutamate racemase; the encoded protein is MDNRPIGFLDSGVGGLTVVKELIRQLPHEEIVYVGDSARAPYGPRPAEQIREFTWDLVNFLLTKNVKMIVFACNTATAVAWEEIKEKLDIPVLGVILPGSSAAIQASKNKKIGVIGTPMTIKSDIYREKIQLLDPNCYVTSLACPKFVPIVESNEMTTSVAKKVVYESLAPLVGKIDTLVLGCTHYPHLKPIIQNVMGNSVQLIDSGAECIRDVSVLLNYFQINHNRSDGHKHQFFTTASAESFREIAEYWLGIAIDVEHVKL
- a CDS encoding metallophosphoesterase; this translates as MAEKCIIVMSDSHGDCEIVEEIKQKYLGKVDAIYHNGDSELASDDPIWEGIHVVSGNCDFDNGYPNDLITHWHDLTIAQTHGHLYNINFTWDKLDWFAQEHEADICLYGHLHRPAVWQMGNTIFLNPGSVSQPRGDINEKLYAKVELDNSTIKVTFLNRQHQEYSGLTKVISR
- a CDS encoding nucleoside-triphosphate diphosphatase, with the translated sequence MSETIFEYKNENSWYLVKWDQKPSVSSFEPLSQAFMQAENCLRQLVPDNKGNYQLFVSKEGTIQAFIGFMLDILNKKLDTNFSMLQQKGSLLLLENETIKQIILPKEGLNLYEFFSQELTEFGDTILIATRNEGKTIEFREFFKTLGLKVENLNDYPDLPEVEETGMTFEENARLKAETISDLTQKMVLADDSGLKVDALGGLPGVWSARFSAPNPTDEKNNAKLLHELAMVFEKENRSAQFHSTLVVAAPGKESLVVEADWPGYIATEARGDFGFGYDPLFIVGETEKHAAELSPEEKNKISHRGLAIQKLLEEFPEWQKNA